The proteins below are encoded in one region of Haematospirillum jordaniae:
- a CDS encoding ParB/RepB/Spo0J family partition protein, which produces MSRKMPPRTTTGHVSSLMTSFFSGESRVSTLALTSIVPNPDQPRSFFDDDDLAALASSIHRLGLLQPVLVSASGPDGKHILYAGERRWRACRLLGHHEIKAIIISGDPAEIALVENVVRVDLDMVELARGCERLMNRHGYTQGQVAEILGRSQSEISRTLNILSLPEDILQAVPSVSNKISKSTLFALADLGDEQAARVAWGRIVTTGMTVSELRAMKTDLNTPSAKPEQKSAKDVGTASATKVLLPALKQIARLQASPGSLGHEDIQRLHALRDALDQLLGTLPERAGHETPLCDIA; this is translated from the coding sequence ATGTCGCGCAAGATGCCACCCCGTACGACAACGGGACATGTTTCTTCCTTGATGACGTCATTCTTTTCTGGCGAAAGCAGGGTCAGTACCCTTGCCCTGACGTCCATTGTTCCCAACCCGGATCAGCCGCGTTCGTTCTTCGATGATGATGATCTGGCAGCGCTGGCCTCTTCCATCCATCGTCTTGGATTGCTACAGCCGGTTCTGGTTTCGGCCTCAGGTCCAGATGGGAAACATATCCTGTATGCGGGGGAACGCCGGTGGCGGGCCTGCCGTCTACTGGGGCATCACGAAATCAAGGCCATTATTATTTCCGGAGATCCGGCGGAAATAGCATTGGTCGAGAATGTTGTCCGTGTTGATCTCGATATGGTGGAATTGGCTCGTGGCTGCGAGCGGCTGATGAACCGGCATGGTTATACCCAAGGGCAGGTTGCCGAGATCCTCGGTCGCTCACAATCCGAGATCAGCCGAACCCTGAACATTCTCTCCTTGCCGGAGGATATTCTGCAGGCGGTGCCGTCGGTCTCGAACAAGATCAGCAAAAGTACCCTGTTTGCGCTTGCTGATCTTGGGGATGAACAGGCCGCGCGTGTTGCCTGGGGCAGGATCGTTACGACAGGAATGACGGTTAGTGAACTTCGGGCGATGAAGACCGACCTGAATACTCCGTCTGCAAAGCCGGAGCAAAAGAGTGCCAAAGACGTCGGTACAGCTTCGGCGACCAAGGTTCTGCTTCCGGCATTGAAGCAAATTGCCCGACTTCAGGCCAGCCCTGGATCCCTTGGTCACGAGGATATACAGCGCTTGCATGCCCTGCGTGATGCTCTGGATCAGCTTTTGGGCACTCTTCCTGAGCGGGCCGGGCATGAAACGCCCCTATGCGATATCGCATAA
- a CDS encoding AAA family ATPase: protein MKTSTPGDLMDLSANVLRDIRKRRGQTQAEFAAFLNKELSRNYSPPMISRWEQGKEPVPSIVRLFLVGSSATVQEPVCEQPLVLALANQKGGVAKTTSSINIAWALARAGHATLLVDFDHQSNATAGLGLNNYELDASGRTVASVMLDNLPVSDALVRVRDDIPLFLLPGGSRLAEADLVLTREIGGEWVLKETLAPLAGRFSFIVIDCGPHLGPTTVNALTAADYVLIPSDPTPWSTRGIPLILRAIDRIRRRIRPGLEILGILPTRVDPRLVQDRETMQELHDIFGSAVPILDPVISTTYYNHAAAAGQPILELYPGARGVSVYADLAEKLIALAAARHVSVPPVPVHPVPAET, encoded by the coding sequence ATGAAAACATCAACTCCGGGGGATCTTATGGACCTCAGTGCCAATGTCCTGCGTGATATTCGTAAACGCAGAGGACAAACCCAGGCCGAATTTGCGGCCTTCCTGAACAAGGAGCTGAGCCGCAATTATTCCCCGCCGATGATCAGTCGGTGGGAGCAGGGAAAGGAACCGGTTCCCTCCATCGTGCGCTTATTTCTTGTTGGCAGTTCCGCAACGGTACAGGAACCAGTGTGTGAGCAGCCTCTGGTATTAGCCTTGGCCAACCAGAAGGGCGGCGTTGCCAAGACAACAAGCTCTATCAATATTGCGTGGGCCTTGGCTCGTGCCGGTCACGCAACGCTGTTGGTTGATTTTGATCACCAGAGCAATGCGACGGCGGGCTTGGGGCTGAATAACTATGAACTGGATGCATCAGGGCGGACTGTTGCATCCGTGATGCTGGATAATCTTCCGGTTAGTGATGCCTTGGTGCGTGTGCGTGATGATATTCCGCTCTTCCTTTTGCCCGGTGGGTCCCGTTTGGCCGAGGCTGATCTTGTCCTGACCCGTGAAATCGGTGGTGAATGGGTTTTGAAAGAAACGCTGGCTCCGCTTGCCGGTCGTTTTTCCTTCATAGTGATTGACTGCGGTCCCCATTTGGGGCCCACAACTGTCAATGCGCTGACCGCTGCTGACTACGTTTTGATACCGTCAGACCCAACGCCGTGGTCTACGCGCGGGATTCCCCTAATTCTCAGGGCCATAGACCGGATCCGGCGCCGCATACGTCCTGGGCTTGAAATTCTTGGAATCTTGCCGACGCGGGTTGACCCCCGTCTTGTTCAGGACCGGGAAACCATGCAAGAGCTGCATGACATCTTTGGTTCGGCTGTTCCGATCCTCGATCCGGTTATCAGTACCACGTACTACAATCATGCTGCTGCCGCCGGGCAACCGATCCTAGAATTATATCCCGGTGCACGTGGCGTGTCTGTTTATGCAGACCTAGCGGAGAAATTGATTGCGCTGGCAGCAGCGCGTCATGTTTCCGTGCCGCCTGTCCCGGTTCATCCTGTTCCTGCGGAGACCTGA
- a CDS encoding ornithine cyclodeaminase, which translates to MLKNITPARTLFLSVEGVAAIMKKKGAAACIEGIAHYINEDFLRWEDFDKTARVASHSDDGVIELMPIADKETYTFKYVNGHPRNSRFGLSTVMAFGVLSDVETGTPELLSELTLTTAMRTAAMSAVAAKALAKPEPKSMALIGNGAQSEFQALAFSHLLGVKRFHLYDVDPSATTKLQRNLDQLGLESQAFSSTRDAVQGTDIVTTVTADKTNATIITPDMIEPGMHINGVGGDCPGKTELHRDVLKEARVFVEYEPQSRVEGDVQQMPPDFPVTEIWRVLAGHAPGRQSPDDVTIFDSVGFALEDFSALRFMRDVATTLDLCESISLVPALENPRNLFGFAYEKNAGQTRPLRDVVAY; encoded by the coding sequence ATGCTGAAGAATATCACCCCCGCCCGCACACTGTTCCTAAGCGTCGAGGGTGTGGCCGCCATCATGAAAAAGAAGGGTGCGGCAGCGTGCATAGAGGGGATTGCGCACTACATCAACGAAGATTTTCTGCGGTGGGAAGATTTTGACAAGACCGCCCGGGTTGCCAGTCACTCCGACGATGGCGTCATTGAGCTGATGCCAATTGCAGACAAGGAAACCTACACCTTCAAATACGTTAATGGGCATCCCCGGAACAGCCGTTTCGGGCTTTCAACTGTTATGGCCTTTGGCGTTCTATCCGATGTGGAAACCGGGACACCGGAGCTACTGAGCGAACTGACGCTGACAACGGCTATGCGTACAGCGGCCATGTCAGCCGTTGCCGCAAAGGCACTCGCAAAGCCAGAACCCAAAAGCATGGCCCTGATCGGCAACGGTGCCCAGAGTGAGTTCCAAGCCTTGGCTTTCAGCCATCTTCTTGGGGTAAAACGTTTTCATCTGTACGATGTTGATCCATCTGCAACGACCAAACTGCAACGCAATCTGGACCAGCTTGGCCTTGAGAGTCAGGCATTTTCGTCCACACGTGATGCTGTACAAGGTACAGATATCGTAACAACGGTTACAGCCGATAAAACAAATGCCACAATCATAACGCCCGATATGATCGAGCCCGGCATGCATATCAACGGCGTGGGCGGTGATTGCCCGGGAAAAACGGAACTGCACCGCGATGTCCTGAAAGAGGCGCGTGTTTTTGTGGAATATGAGCCCCAGTCCCGCGTTGAAGGTGATGTACAGCAGATGCCACCAGACTTCCCAGTCACAGAAATATGGCGGGTTCTGGCAGGTCACGCGCCCGGTAGGCAGTCACCAGACGATGTCACTATTTTCGACTCTGTTGGCTTTGCGCTTGAAGACTTCTCGGCGTTGCGCTTCATGCGCGATGTCGCAACTACACTGGATCTGTGTGAATCTATCTCGCTTGTTCCTGCTCTTGAAAATCCACGGAATCTTTTCGGTTTTGCGTATGAAAAGAATGCTGGTCAGACCCGTCCGCTGCGTGACGTTGTGGCATATTGA
- the rocF gene encoding arginase — protein sequence MSHLFLPDVSLIGTPTDVGAGVRGASMGPEALRVAGLVEKLERCGVDVKDCGNLQGPPNPGSPPVGGFRHLEEVIAWNKILHEAVYQEIQDGRMPVVLGGDHCLGIGSISAVAKHCRETGKELRILWLDAHADFNTADLTPTGNIHGMPVACLCGYGPDELTGIGGHSPAIRPDQVRQIGIRSVDDGEKHFVRSVGLEVFDMRCIGEMGMRHVMEQALSGIDQHTHIHVSFDVDFLDPDIAPGVGTTVRGGPNYREARLCMEMIADTGRLGSLDIVELNPALDHRNMTADLAVDLVESLFGKSTLVRVARTGKQYFGTRAAAE from the coding sequence ATGAGTCACCTTTTCTTGCCTGACGTCAGCTTGATTGGTACCCCAACAGATGTCGGAGCGGGCGTGCGCGGGGCATCCATGGGACCAGAAGCTCTACGCGTAGCCGGGCTTGTTGAAAAGCTGGAACGGTGCGGGGTTGATGTAAAAGACTGTGGTAACCTGCAGGGGCCACCCAACCCAGGATCTCCGCCTGTCGGTGGCTTCAGGCATCTCGAAGAAGTGATTGCTTGGAACAAGATCCTCCATGAGGCCGTCTACCAAGAAATACAGGACGGGCGCATGCCCGTTGTACTGGGGGGCGATCATTGCCTGGGCATTGGATCAATCAGCGCCGTTGCTAAACACTGTCGTGAAACAGGCAAGGAACTGCGTATCCTGTGGCTGGATGCTCATGCCGATTTCAACACAGCAGACCTGACACCCACAGGCAACATCCACGGTATGCCCGTAGCCTGTCTGTGTGGCTACGGGCCAGACGAACTGACCGGCATCGGGGGGCACTCACCAGCAATACGGCCGGATCAGGTTCGTCAGATCGGGATACGCAGCGTCGATGATGGGGAAAAACATTTCGTCCGCAGTGTAGGGCTGGAAGTGTTTGACATGCGCTGCATCGGCGAAATGGGTATGCGCCATGTCATGGAACAAGCCCTGAGCGGCATCGACCAACATACGCACATACACGTCAGCTTTGATGTTGACTTTCTGGATCCCGACATTGCGCCCGGCGTTGGAACAACCGTTCGCGGCGGCCCCAACTATCGTGAGGCTCGCTTGTGCATGGAAATGATCGCTGATACAGGGCGTCTGGGATCACTGGATATTGTCGAACTGAATCCCGCCCTTGATCACCGCAACATGACTGCAGACCTCGCTGTGGATCTCGTAGAAAGCTTGTTCGGCAAAAGCACCTTGGTACGCGTTGCCCGTACGGGGAAACAATACTTCGGGACACGAGCCGCAGCAGAATAG
- a CDS encoding autotransporter outer membrane beta-barrel domain-containing protein codes for MFVVSGFTTNQQIVRAVSQTLPLLTGGSIMATQSSLSGINKIIQARIDGNRGLSSGDGFFEDRYVWMKPFGSWARQNDHKGVAGYRMDARGLVVGIDTAISPALRLGLAFAYANVRIKNNRILAPQKLDIATHQLVAYGSYNLDHRTELNVQADIGLNRNKGNRAIEFTASQASSSYQSQVAHAGAGIGRSYPVGVGWSLSPSVRADYTWIRDSSYLETGAGALNLDVKSRSAKSLLMSTDSKISYHVSDTVTLTGHLGLGYDAFNERSSITATFAGEPGSSFITYGAPAVPWVTTAGLGMRYRTNEGMEITGRYDSEYRGGFSSQSASIKVRWSF; via the coding sequence TTGTTTGTCGTTTCTGGTTTCACAACCAATCAGCAGATTGTTCGTGCTGTTTCCCAGACGCTACCTTTGTTGACAGGCGGTTCCATTATGGCAACGCAGTCTTCTCTATCCGGGATTAACAAGATTATTCAGGCGCGTATTGACGGTAATAGAGGGCTGTCTTCGGGGGATGGTTTTTTTGAAGATCGTTACGTCTGGATGAAGCCGTTTGGTTCATGGGCACGTCAAAATGACCACAAGGGCGTTGCCGGATACAGAATGGATGCGCGTGGTCTGGTTGTTGGCATTGATACTGCTATTTCCCCTGCCTTGCGCCTTGGGCTTGCCTTTGCCTATGCGAATGTAAGAATCAAGAACAACAGAATTCTCGCTCCCCAGAAACTCGATATTGCAACCCACCAATTGGTGGCTTATGGAAGCTACAATCTTGATCACAGAACAGAATTGAATGTTCAGGCTGATATCGGTCTCAACCGGAACAAGGGAAATAGGGCAATAGAGTTTACGGCCTCCCAGGCATCCTCTTCCTACCAGAGTCAGGTTGCACATGCGGGTGCAGGTATCGGCCGATCCTACCCCGTTGGGGTGGGGTGGTCTCTTAGTCCATCTGTTCGTGCTGACTATACCTGGATACGTGACAGCTCTTATCTTGAAACCGGGGCTGGGGCTCTGAATCTGGATGTAAAGTCTCGAAGTGCAAAATCATTACTGATGAGTACTGATAGCAAGATATCGTATCATGTCAGTGATACTGTAACGCTGACGGGTCATTTAGGTCTGGGATATGATGCTTTCAACGAGCGTTCATCGATTACGGCTACATTTGCAGGAGAGCCGGGTTCTTCCTTTATTACCTATGGAGCACCAGCCGTTCCTTGGGTGACAACGGCAGGTTTGGGAATGCGCTATAGAACGAATGAAGGCATGGAAATAACTGGGCGCTACGACAGCGAGTACCGTGGCGGCTTTTCAAGCCAGTCGGCGTCAATAAAGGTGCGCTGGAGCTTCTGA
- a CDS encoding IS607 family transposase codes for MDRYVSVGRAAALLGVSVSTLRRWEREGKLLPERTASGHRRYALSRLQSGHDGEAAAQKRTIAYARVSSHDQKADLERQKKILELYCARQGWTHEVIADLGSGMNYRKKGLKRLLEDIMAGRVGRLVLTHKDRLLRFGAELVFALCEARQVEVVILNQGEDTTFEEDLAKDVLEIITVFSARLYGARSRKNQRLLEAVAEAVKDSPA; via the coding sequence ATGGATAGATATGTTTCCGTTGGCCGTGCGGCGGCCCTTCTTGGTGTCTCGGTCAGCACGCTCCGTCGCTGGGAGCGGGAAGGCAAGCTTTTGCCGGAGCGGACGGCATCCGGCCACCGCCGTTATGCCCTGTCCCGGCTTCAATCCGGTCACGACGGCGAGGCAGCGGCGCAGAAGCGTACCATTGCCTATGCGCGTGTTTCCAGTCATGACCAGAAAGCGGACCTTGAACGCCAGAAAAAGATACTGGAACTATACTGTGCCCGGCAAGGCTGGACCCATGAGGTTATAGCCGACCTTGGGTCCGGAATGAATTACCGCAAGAAAGGTCTCAAACGTCTTCTGGAAGATATCATGGCGGGCCGGGTCGGACGCCTTGTCCTGACGCACAAGGACCGTCTTCTCCGCTTTGGTGCCGAGCTTGTGTTTGCGCTTTGTGAGGCCAGACAGGTGGAGGTTGTGATCCTCAACCAGGGTGAGGACACCACCTTCGAGGAAGATCTGGCGAAAGATGTCCTTGAGATCATCACCGTGTTCAGCGCCCGTCTGTATGGGGCACGGTCCCGGAAGAACCAGAGACTTCTGGAGGCTGTTGCAGAGGCGGTCAAGGATTCCCCGGCATGA
- a CDS encoding RNA-guided endonuclease InsQ/TnpB family protein has protein sequence MITAHRIALDPNNVQATYLARAAGTARFAYNWALAEWGRQYAAWKEDNTLPKPSQYALRKQLNAVKREQFPWMLEVTKNAPQMAIIQLGEAFRNFFAGRARYPKFRKKGVHDRFTLTNDQFTIDGSHIRIPHLGRVRMREALRFTGKIMSATVSRVADRWFVSLAVETPEEPCLPHAENQGAVGVDLGVSALATLSTGDSLPGPKPHKAALNRLRRLSRSLSRKQKGSSNRRKARQKLARLHARISNIRTDALHKLTTALVRRFHLIGIEDLNVRGMMRNRHLARAIADMSFHAFRRQLEYKMARRGGRVVVADRWFASSKTCSCCGHKLESLPLATRAWVCPVCRTQHDRDVNAAINLRHLAVSSTVSACGEESSGLGRKTKAKLASGKQEASSRFTHI, from the coding sequence ATGATAACAGCCCATCGTATCGCGCTTGATCCCAACAATGTGCAGGCCACATATCTGGCCCGCGCTGCCGGGACAGCCCGCTTTGCCTATAACTGGGCCCTGGCGGAGTGGGGGCGGCAGTATGCGGCATGGAAAGAGGACAACACCCTGCCAAAGCCCTCGCAGTACGCCCTGCGCAAGCAGCTCAATGCCGTCAAGCGGGAGCAGTTTCCGTGGATGCTGGAGGTTACGAAGAATGCCCCCCAGATGGCCATCATCCAGCTTGGAGAGGCCTTCAGGAACTTCTTCGCGGGCCGTGCCCGTTATCCGAAGTTCCGCAAGAAAGGTGTACACGACCGCTTCACCCTGACCAACGACCAGTTCACTATCGACGGTTCACACATCCGCATCCCCCATCTGGGCCGGGTGCGGATGCGCGAGGCGTTGCGCTTTACCGGCAAGATCATGTCAGCCACCGTGTCCCGTGTGGCCGACCGCTGGTTTGTCAGTCTTGCCGTGGAGACACCCGAGGAGCCATGCCTGCCCCACGCTGAAAACCAAGGTGCGGTGGGTGTGGATCTCGGTGTCTCCGCACTGGCAACGCTCTCGACCGGGGACAGCCTTCCGGGACCCAAACCGCACAAGGCCGCGCTGAACCGTCTGCGCCGTTTGTCCCGGAGCCTGTCCCGGAAACAGAAAGGCTCCTCCAACCGCCGCAAGGCCCGGCAGAAGCTGGCCCGTCTTCACGCCCGGATCAGCAACATCCGCACCGATGCCCTGCACAAGCTCACCACAGCACTGGTCCGCAGATTTCACCTCATCGGCATCGAAGACCTGAATGTACGCGGCATGATGCGCAACCGGCATCTGGCCCGCGCCATTGCCGACATGAGCTTTCATGCTTTCAGGCGGCAACTGGAATACAAGATGGCACGGCGCGGGGGACGGGTTGTGGTTGCCGACAGGTGGTTTGCCAGCAGCAAGACCTGTTCGTGCTGTGGGCACAAACTCGAAAGCCTGCCTTTGGCAACACGGGCATGGGTGTGTCCCGTGTGCCGTACGCAGCATGATCGTGACGTGAATGCCGCGATCAACCTGAGACATCTGGCGGTGAGCTCCACCGTGTCAGCCTGTGGAGAGGAAAGCTCTGGCTTGGGTCGCAAGACCAAAGCGAAACTGGCCTCAGGGAAGCAGGAAGCAAGCAGCAGGTTTACTCATATATGA
- a CDS encoding single stranded DNA-binding domain-containing protein produces the protein MYIEGQLQTRKWTDADGRDRYATEIILTAGSGEMILLDSRADSREPGPVEAANNAVPDPVGTRATS, from the coding sequence GTGTATATCGAAGGCCAGTTGCAGACCCGGAAATGGACGGATGCTGACGGCCGGGACCGGTATGCCACAGAAATTATCCTGACCGCCGGATCCGGTGAGATGATTCTGCTCGATTCACGTGCCGACAGCCGGGAACCCGGTCCTGTTGAAGCGGCAAACAACGCTGTGCCGGATCCGGTCGGAACGCGGGCCACCTCGTAG
- a CDS encoding calcium-binding protein gives MANLVSALGQTKANHDATNDTLYGVGGDGDDRLEGGRGNDFLYGGAGDDALHGGDGDDRLSGGYGDDTLNGGEGDDKLEGGEGNDTLYGGFGSDVLDGGRGNDHLYGGAGDDTLYGGDGDDILNGGEGDDRLEGGRGNDFLYGGAGDDALHGGDGDDRLYGGDGDDRLHGGGGDDILNGGEGDDRLEGGEGNDILYGGFDNDVLDGGRGNDFLYGGAGDDTLYGGDGDDILYSGSGNDTLYGGAGADQFIYTSTSLGSDVVLDFNAAEGDRIRLDIETSSGTRLTWSDSGPQKLSMWAEPSDGGMVLRADIDCNTDADISINLQGVSDLGPDALIL, from the coding sequence ATGGCAAACCTAGTATCGGCCTTAGGCCAAACCAAGGCAAATCATGATGCTACAAATGACACTCTGTACGGCGTAGGCGGAGACGGAGATGACAGGCTCGAGGGAGGTAGGGGAAATGACTTCCTGTATGGTGGTGCAGGAGACGACGCCCTGCACGGCGGAGACGGAGACGACCGTCTGTCCGGCGGATATGGAGACGACACCCTGAATGGTGGGGAGGGAGATGACAAGCTCGAGGGAGGTGAGGGGAATGATACCCTCTATGGAGGGTTTGGCAGTGATGTCTTGGATGGCGGTAGGGGAAATGATCACCTGTATGGTGGCGCAGGAGACGACACCCTGTACGGCGGAGACGGAGACGACATCCTGAATGGTGGGGAGGGAGATGACAGGCTCGAGGGAGGTAGGGGAAATGACTTCCTGTATGGTGGTGCAGGAGACGACGCCCTGCACGGCGGAGACGGAGACGACCGCCTGTACGGCGGAGACGGAGACGACCGCCTGCACGGTGGAGGCGGAGACGACATCCTGAATGGTGGGGAGGGAGATGACAGGCTCGAGGGAGGCGAGGGGAATGATATCCTCTATGGAGGGTTTGACAATGATGTCCTGGATGGCGGTAGGGGGAATGACTTCCTGTATGGTGGCGCAGGAGACGACACCCTGTACGGCGGAGACGGAGATGACATCCTGTATAGCGGGTCCGGTAATGATACCTTGTATGGTGGGGCAGGTGCCGACCAATTTATCTACACGTCGACATCATTGGGCAGCGATGTTGTACTGGATTTCAATGCTGCAGAAGGAGATCGTATCCGTCTTGATATTGAAACCTCATCTGGCACGCGTCTGACATGGAGCGACAGTGGGCCGCAAAAACTGTCAATGTGGGCCGAGCCATCTGATGGAGGTATGGTTCTGCGCGCTGATATTGACTGCAATACTGATGCAGATATCAGTATCAACCTGCAAGGCGTTTCTGATCTGGGGCCAGATGCCTTGATTCTCTAA
- a CDS encoding phage major tail tube protein translates to MAARDVLKNINLFVDGRGYAGQLSEYSPPSLALVTEDFRAGVKGKRGEGHCKRNKRNQTPFRLEMAYLSNFTKRSRKNWGSPRP, encoded by the coding sequence ATGGCCGCGCGCGACGTTCTGAAAAATATCAACCTGTTCGTTGACGGGCGCGGCTATGCCGGACAGCTCAGCGAATATTCGCCCCCCTCCCTGGCTCTGGTGACTGAAGATTTTCGCGCCGGGGTTAAGGGAAAGAGAGGTGAAGGTCATTGTAAACGAAACAAACGAAATCAGACCCCATTCCGGTTGGAAATGGCCTATTTGTCGAACTTCACCAAGCGTAGCAGAAAGAATTGGGGCAGCCCGCGCCCTTAG
- a CDS encoding type II toxin-antitoxin system YafQ family toxin, with translation MRHPEYSGQFKRDVKASGRRGKDMSKLKVLIELLIAGTPLPATYLDHPLKGRWRSYRDAHIESDWLLIYKINGNVVRFERTGRHTDLFDE, from the coding sequence ATGCGGCACCCGGAGTATTCTGGCCAGTTCAAGCGTGACGTCAAGGCTTCTGGAAGGCGTGGCAAGGACATGAGCAAGCTCAAGGTTCTGATAGAGCTGCTGATAGCAGGTACGCCGTTGCCTGCCACGTATCTCGACCACCCGCTTAAAGGGCGGTGGCGTAGCTACCGGGATGCCCACATTGAGTCGGACTGGCTTCTGATCTACAAAATCAATGGCAATGTTGTCCGCTTTGAACGAACTGGACGGCACACCGATCTTTTCGACGAATAA
- a CDS encoding type II toxin-antitoxin system RelB/DinJ family antitoxin, protein MKANAFVRARIDETLKNEAAAVLAGMGLTVSDVVRIALTKIAKEKTLPFDMRVPNALTAETLAKSEHGEDVHHANDADDLFAQLGI, encoded by the coding sequence ATGAAAGCAAATGCATTTGTCCGCGCCCGGATCGACGAGACGCTAAAAAACGAAGCCGCTGCCGTACTGGCGGGTATGGGGCTTACTGTGTCCGATGTAGTGCGCATTGCCCTCACCAAAATCGCCAAAGAAAAGACGCTGCCATTCGACATGCGCGTTCCTAACGCACTGACGGCGGAAACGCTGGCGAAAAGTGAGCATGGTGAAGATGTTCACCATGCCAACGATGCGGATGATCTGTTTGCCCAGCTGGGTATTTGA
- a CDS encoding AAA family ATPase, translating to MIITVGNTKGGVGKTTISVNLAVARALSGRDVWLIDGDRQGTAQTAISIRAEAGYAPGIACATYPDGPTLRSQVQQQASRFNDVIIDAGGRDSTALRAALVLSDVLLVPFQPRSYDVWALNDIAALVDEARSVRDGLRCFAVLNCADPGEHSTDNIEAAAAVAEVPQFEYLPTPLRRRKAFANAAGSGQSVLELRPQDHKATAEVNNLINALF from the coding sequence ATGATAATAACGGTTGGTAATACAAAAGGTGGCGTGGGCAAAACTACGATATCGGTTAATTTGGCGGTCGCCCGCGCATTGTCCGGTCGCGATGTATGGTTGATTGATGGTGACCGACAGGGTACGGCGCAAACTGCAATCAGTATCCGGGCTGAAGCGGGGTACGCTCCGGGGATTGCTTGTGCCACTTATCCGGATGGCCCGACATTGCGGTCACAGGTTCAGCAACAGGCATCCAGATTTAATGATGTGATTATCGATGCTGGCGGACGTGACTCAACTGCATTGCGTGCTGCCCTTGTACTGTCTGATGTGCTTCTGGTTCCATTCCAGCCTCGGAGTTATGACGTGTGGGCACTCAACGATATTGCGGCACTGGTTGATGAGGCCAGAAGTGTGCGTGATGGTCTGCGGTGCTTTGCCGTTCTTAATTGCGCCGATCCGGGCGAGCATTCAACAGACAACATAGAAGCTGCCGCTGCGGTCGCTGAAGTTCCCCAATTTGAATACCTCCCAACTCCTTTGCGTCGTCGCAAAGCTTTTGCTAATGCCGCAGGTTCGGGGCAAAGCGTTCTTGAATTGAGGCCGCAGGATCACAAGGCGACAGCCGAGGTAAATAACCTTATTAACGCATTGTTTTAA
- a CDS encoding ribbon-helix-helix domain-containing protein produces MAITKKPVKPVAGSSFAPVDAFISGAPDADQGPRRVRKGRKVQITLTITEPLLARVDELAGHLGQSRAAVINLAVMQMLQTGLRIDGE; encoded by the coding sequence ATGGCTATTACGAAGAAACCAGTCAAGCCTGTTGCAGGTTCATCCTTTGCCCCTGTCGATGCCTTTATCTCAGGTGCTCCGGATGCTGATCAGGGGCCGCGTCGTGTCCGCAAGGGACGCAAGGTCCAGATTACACTAACAATCACAGAACCCTTGTTGGCTCGCGTGGATGAGCTGGCCGGACATCTTGGGCAAAGCAGGGCCGCTGTGATTAATCTGGCTGTTATGCAGATGCTTCAAACAGGCTTGCGTATTGATGGCGAATAA